GGAATTTGGGCTAGCACTTTTGTTTCAAACTCATCTGCAAGAGTCTGTGTTGTGCCTTTTCCAAAAATATCATATTCTTCTCCACAATTTGGGCAAATAAATCCGCTCATATTTTCAATGATTCCAGCAACAGGGATGTGAAGTTTTCTAAACATATCTAGGCTTCTTGCACTATCATCAAGACTAACACTTTGAGGGGTGCTGACGGTGATTCCTGCGCTGACTGGAACGCTTTGGGCAAGTGTGAGTTGGGCATCTCCAGTCCCAGGAGGCATATCAATCACCAAAATATCCAAATCACTCCATAAGACATCTGTCAAAAGTTGTTCAATGGCTCGCATAATCATTGGCCCTCTCCAAATAAGACTCTGTCCTTCCTCATAAAGCACGCCCATGCTCATCATTTCGATTCCATAAGCTTTGAGAGGGTGGAGTTTTTTGAGATTTTCATCTACTTGAGGCTTGTTGAGGTTGAGCCCTAGCATTCTTGGGATGTTGGGACCATAGATGTCTGCATCAAGCAATCCGACTTTTTTCCCACTTTGAGCAAGCGCGATAGCGAGATTGACGCTTGTTGTAGATTTTCCTACTCCTCCCTTTCCCGAGCTAATCATGACGAAGTGTTTAATCTGAGGAGCAATATTTTTTTTGCTAGGTTTTTGTTCTTGGATTTGTGGAGTTTTGATTTGGATTTGAATATTTTGGCAACCAATTTGCTCCAATACTTTAAGGGCTTCTTGATGAATTTGTTGTGAAACCTCAGAAGAACTTGAAGGGATTTCAATCAAAATTGTTGGACTATTACCTTCAAGCAAGATGCTTTTGACAAAATTAAAGCTCACAATATCCTTATCAAAATTGGGATATTTGACTGTCTTGAGAGCTTCTAAGATTTTTTCTTTTTGCATTTTTTCTCCTTAAAATAAAATAAATTAAATCTAGGCTAGTGTATCCAATCGCATTGGTTGATCTTTTTTTGTAAAATCCATAGATAATTTTTACTCGGATAACAAGATGGACTATATAGCACAATTTAAAAAAGAAACAACTCTGATTCTCTTAAGTGCAGGTAATTCTACTCGTTTTTCTCAAAATGGTTTTCCCAAAAAACAATGGTTGCGAATAAAATCTGTCCCATTATGGAAGCATTTGGTCGATGTGTTTTCAAGTTTTGGCTTTGAAAAAATTTGGGTGACTGCTTCAGGTGATGAAATGACTTATGCACAAAAATATTTTCCCCATATTGTAGAGGGTGGAGAGACGCGCACACAATCTATCCTAAAAGCCTTAGAAAAAGTAAAGACGCCATATGTTTTGATTCATGATGTTGCGCGCTTTTATCCTGTTGGAAAAGTGATAGAGGCTTTGTTGGATCAGGCTTATCATCAAGAGGTTTCTTGTGTAGCTCCAAGAATAAAGGTGGCAGATACTCTATGCTGTATCGATGGAAGCTATCCTAAGCGAGAGGGCTTGTATATGATACAAACCCCTCAGATTTCTAAAGTCGAGACTTTGAAATTGGCTTTGATGAGTGGAGAATTTAGCGATGAAAGTAGTGCAATGAGTGCTTTTGGAGAGAAGGTCGCTTATATTGAGGGTAGCCCTTTGCTCCATAAGCTAACAACTCCTGATGATTTATTTTTTGCAAAGAGTATTTTGAGCCCTCCAAGTCAGCAGATTTTTTGTGGGGGTGGGATAGATATCCATGGGTTTGAAGAAGGGAAAAAGATGGTCTTGTGTGGAGTAGAGATTGAAAGCCCCGTGGGATTTAAGGCGCATAGTGATGGAGATGTAGGCATTCATGCTGTGATTGATGCACTGCTTGGAGCGATTGGAGCAGGGGATATTGGAGAATGGTTTCCTGATACAGATGAGAAATATCACAATGCAGATTCTAAGCTGATGCTTCAAAAGATCAATGCATTTCTTCAAGATGTGGGATATGAGATTGTTCATCTAGATTTAACGATTTTGGCTCAAGCTCCTAAAATTTCTCCCT
This DNA window, taken from Helicobacter kayseriensis, encodes the following:
- a CDS encoding Mrp/NBP35 family ATP-binding protein, with the translated sequence MQKEKILEALKTVKYPNFDKDIVSFNFVKSILLEGNSPTILIEIPSSSSEVSQQIHQEALKVLEQIGCQNIQIQIKTPQIQEQKPSKKNIAPQIKHFVMISSGKGGVGKSTTSVNLAIALAQSGKKVGLLDADIYGPNIPRMLGLNLNKPQVDENLKKLHPLKAYGIEMMSMGVLYEEGQSLIWRGPMIMRAIEQLLTDVLWSDLDILVIDMPPGTGDAQLTLAQSVPVSAGITVSTPQSVSLDDSARSLDMFRKLHIPVAGIIENMSGFICPNCGEEYDIFGKGTTQTLADEFETKVLAQIPLEPKVREGGDQGKPITFFDPQSKSAKEYLQSAHKLLLFLEEIAQKGGVDNTAIQPTKDHSHLH
- a CDS encoding bifunctional 2-C-methyl-D-erythritol 4-phosphate cytidylyltransferase/2-C-methyl-D-erythritol 2,4-cyclodiphosphate synthase, which gives rise to MDYIAQFKKETTLILLSAGNSTRFSQNGFPKKQWLRIKSVPLWKHLVDVFSSFGFEKIWVTASGDEMTYAQKYFPHIVEGGETRTQSILKALEKVKTPYVLIHDVARFYPVGKVIEALLDQAYHQEVSCVAPRIKVADTLCCIDGSYPKREGLYMIQTPQISKVETLKLALMSGEFSDESSAMSAFGEKVAYIEGSPLLHKLTTPDDLFFAKSILSPPSQQIFCGGGIDIHGFEEGKKMVLCGVEIESPVGFKAHSDGDVGIHAVIDALLGAIGAGDIGEWFPDTDEKYHNADSKLMLQKINAFLQDVGYEIVHLDLTILAQAPKISPYKIQMQEKLAELLGIGRHQINIKATTAERLGFVGREEGICVLSQASLQFRQWSEL